A genomic stretch from Leptospira licerasiae serovar Varillal str. VAR 010 includes:
- a CDS encoding sensor histidine kinase yields MKSKHNALILIPSLIGSLVLIGWLLDIEILKRPRENMVAMNPMSAVSFVFIGFALYLILNRPDSKTSRNCIRLIALLVFFVGLSKLYSIVSGFDLGMDKVLFSDKIAKDIIKGVPNRMAPNTALDFVVLSSAVFLTSFRKEVLSSISNYLCILVLLIGLFSVIGYVYQVQEFYGILSYIPMAIHTAISFILFSFALLLINGNSGFMKVFTSKSSGGILARVLIPFLIIVPVLFGYLRIYLNKLNPVSLELGVGFLMTGIILTFFVLVWFVATQLERSDMARANAEQKLSELNHELEKLVTSKTMDLFKSENRFRTIIEQFPYPVLTYDPGGVCTGANFAWEEMWNTRRDVLVDYNILKDPQIKEAGFFPYVEKAFNGDPAISEPFPYDPKLIGSSGRDRWLQMVLYPVKNTAGNILEVIVVHQDITASKEAENEIRSLNNELEERVKVRTEQLVLANKELESFSYSVSHDLRAPIRGINGFTQILLEDYGENLDAEGRRIIGKIIENAKQMGHLVDDLLEFSRLGRTELAEREISMKELAVTVYKELMNFESGREIRFEIQDIPNVRADPPAVRQLLVNLISNAIKYTKKVESPVIQIGSTESEKGTVFYIKDNGAGFNMQYYHKLFGVFQRLHSNSDFEGTGVGLAIVKRIAFRHGGNVWAESKEGEGATFYFTLPGQDPKLK; encoded by the coding sequence TTGAAAAGTAAGCATAACGCATTAATTCTTATTCCCTCATTGATCGGATCTTTGGTCTTAATCGGCTGGTTATTGGATATTGAGATCTTAAAGCGACCGAGAGAGAATATGGTGGCAATGAATCCGATGTCCGCTGTTTCTTTCGTATTTATAGGATTTGCACTTTATCTTATCTTAAATCGGCCCGATTCAAAGACATCTCGCAATTGTATTCGTTTAATTGCGTTACTCGTCTTCTTTGTGGGTCTTTCTAAATTGTATTCCATCGTTAGCGGATTCGACCTCGGGATGGATAAAGTCCTTTTTTCGGATAAGATCGCAAAAGATATTATAAAAGGTGTTCCGAACCGAATGGCTCCGAATACGGCGTTAGATTTTGTAGTACTTAGTTCCGCTGTTTTTTTAACTTCCTTTCGAAAGGAAGTTTTAAGTTCCATCTCTAATTACCTATGTATTTTGGTGCTTTTGATCGGCCTTTTTTCTGTGATCGGTTATGTATATCAGGTCCAGGAATTTTATGGGATCCTTTCTTACATTCCGATGGCGATACACACAGCCATTAGTTTCATTTTATTTTCTTTTGCTCTACTATTGATCAATGGAAATTCCGGATTTATGAAGGTATTTACGAGCAAAAGTTCCGGAGGGATATTAGCTCGCGTATTAATCCCATTTTTGATCATCGTTCCCGTTCTGTTCGGTTATCTTCGTATCTATTTGAACAAATTGAACCCAGTCAGTTTGGAACTAGGGGTAGGGTTCTTGATGACAGGAATCATACTTACCTTTTTTGTTCTTGTCTGGTTTGTCGCCACACAATTGGAAAGATCGGATATGGCAAGGGCAAACGCGGAGCAAAAACTTTCGGAGTTGAATCACGAATTGGAGAAGTTAGTCACCTCCAAAACGATGGACCTATTCAAGAGCGAGAATAGATTCAGGACAATTATAGAACAATTCCCTTATCCAGTATTGACATACGATCCTGGAGGAGTTTGTACCGGAGCGAATTTTGCCTGGGAAGAAATGTGGAACACCAGGAGAGATGTATTAGTCGATTATAATATATTAAAAGATCCACAAATAAAGGAAGCAGGATTTTTTCCTTATGTGGAGAAAGCGTTTAATGGAGATCCCGCTATATCCGAACCATTTCCTTATGATCCTAAGTTGATCGGAAGTTCAGGAAGAGATCGTTGGCTACAAATGGTGCTTTATCCAGTCAAAAATACTGCCGGAAATATCTTAGAAGTGATCGTAGTCCACCAGGATATTACCGCAAGTAAGGAAGCTGAGAATGAGATCAGATCATTGAACAATGAATTGGAAGAAAGAGTAAAGGTTCGCACTGAACAGTTGGTTTTGGCCAATAAGGAATTGGAATCCTTCTCTTATTCCGTCTCTCACGATTTAAGAGCGCCCATCAGAGGGATTAACGGTTTCACTCAGATCCTTCTCGAAGATTACGGAGAGAATTTAGATGCGGAGGGGAGGAGGATCATAGGCAAAATTATAGAGAATGCTAAACAGATGGGGCATTTGGTGGATGATCTTTTGGAGTTTTCCAGGTTGGGAAGAACAGAGCTTGCCGAAAGAGAAATTTCCATGAAAGAATTAGCCGTGACAGTATATAAAGAATTAATGAACTTCGAATCGGGAAGAGAAATCCGTTTTGAAATACAAGATATTCCGAATGTAAGAGCGGATCCGCCTGCAGTGCGACAACTTTTGGTGAATTTGATCTCGAATGCGATCAAGTACACCAAAAAAGTAGAATCACCTGTCATTCAGATCGGTTCTACTGAATCCGAAAAAGGAACCGTTTTTTATATTAAAGACAACGGTGCGGGTTTCAATATGCAATATTATCATAAATTATTCGGTGTCTTTCAGAGATTACATTCCAATTCGGATTTCGAAGGTACCGGAGTAGGGCTTGCCATAGTCAAAAGAATTGCTTTCCGCCACGGCGGGAACGTATGGGCTGAATCCAAAGAAGGAGAAGGCGCGACCTTTTATTTTACTTTGCCAGGACAAGATCCTAAGTTAAAGTGA